The region CCTTTTTGGGAAGTAGACACATTCGGTTTGACATGCCCTTGTCCTGATTGGACACGGACACCTCCCGATTGGACGTGGACATCACCTGGTTGTCTGAGCAACCTGCCGATTGGACATTGGGGCATTGTGTTTTATGCATATGCGTCCCTCATTGGACTTTTGTTTCCGGTTGGGCTTGTATGTACATAATCTGATTGGACGTGAATCCACACCGATTAGACATGTATATTTGTCGGACAATTTCTGGTTGGACGTGGACCTGATTGGAAATGCATTTTTGGGTGGGGTTGACTTCTAGCTTGACATGTAGACCCCCAGACTTGACATGGACACTTCTTGTTTGAACGCAAACGGATCACTTACGGACTGGACGTGCACTTCCTGATAGGACATGTACACTCCAGGTTGGACATTTCCTCTTTGAACTTCAACACGCACTTCCTCATTGGACACGTATAATCCCTGATTCAACATGGACACGGATACCTCCCGATTGTACGTCTACACTTCCTGATTGGTCATGCACACCTTCTGATTGGTCATGCACACTTCCTTAGTGGACATGGACACTTGCTGATTTGACATGAACTCTTCCTGTTTGGACGTAGACACTTCCTGTTGTACCGTTTACTTGACAGACAGGTGAGTGGACAATAAGACTCCACTTCAACCTTCTTTTCTGTGCTAGATGTGGTGCTTTTCTTCTTTAGCTGAGGGACTGCATCTGCAGAGCGCCCTCTGTGGTGGATTACTGTTATTACAGCTAGCCAAGTTTGTAGCGCTCTTCTTCTTTCTCACTTTTGTCGCTTTTTACTCTAGTCAGAACACACAACTTGATTGTAAGTGCTAGCCAGATGCTAACTCCCCAGGAGCCTAGCGCTAATCACCAGTAGTGCACAAAGTTTGTCacccaaaaaaatgaatgttaGCAAGCGTTTGAAAAGGGACACCTAATCTATTGTAAAGCCATTAAAAcggatgtgtgttttttttggcttcTTGAGTCACATCACTTGCATTTGGTTTCCGACTTCTACGCGTCGACGGGTTCAGTTTTTCTCTGCTCGTCGTTAGTTCCTGTTTGTATCGTGACGAAGCGCTAGCAAGGCCAATTCTTGGAAAAATGATGATCTTgaatatgtgtctgtgtgtgagctgTGCTAAATAAACGGATCACGTGTGCAACACAAGTGTTTATTGAAGCACATGATGTCATTTCAGATCTTGCTTATGTTCTTCgttgaatgaaaaaaataacaaaatgtgatgTTTTCATAGCGACTGGTTAGAAAACATGAGTGCCAACTTCCCACTCTGCCCTCGGCTTGACGGCGACCTTATAAGGCAGAGGCTGCAAGACCACGCCGAGGCGCCCCTGCAGGTTGGGAGGGGAAGCCCCATCCGGCAGTATGAAGCTCATTCGCTGGAGCATGCAGGACAAGAATAGGAAGAGTTCCATCCTGGCCAGGGATTCGCCCACACAGATGCGTGGCCCCGCCCCAAACGGCAGGAAGCAGGAGGGTGTGACCAGCTGACCCTGATCATTCAGGAAGCGATCTGGAAAAGGTTGATGACAACTTGTAGGTCCGATTTACCATATACTTTTGGCATGTGGGGCAGAGTTACCTGGCTGAAACAGATCCGGTCTGTCCCAGTGGTCAGGGTGGTGATGGATGGCCCACATGTTGACCAACACGCGAGTTCCACTGGGGATGGTGTGACATCCGATGCTACGGCGAGAAACCGACGTCAGCCCGCACACGCGCGTGGCACCCGCTGCTCGTTTGGTGTACCTGCTGTCGGTCACGGCGATATGTGGAATCAGCACCGGGCTCACCGGCCGGATCCGCATCCCCTCGTAGATAATGCTGTCCAGATACGGGAGCCTTCCGCGATCAGACGTGCGCACAGCTCGTTCGCCCACTTGCTCATCCAGCTCCTTCTGCGCCCGCTCCTGGACCTGCATGAGATGCCGGTCAACAAATGCGGCGAAGCAACCTAAATGCTTGTGAGCGTGTACCTCGGGGTGGTGCAGTAGGTAGGCCAGAATCCAGAGCAACGTGGTGGATGTAGTTTCCACGCCGGCGCCGAAGGCTTCCGCCGCCGTCATCAACACATGGTCGTCTGTGATGGTTGCCCCGTCGGGCCCGGGGGACCCTTGACCCTTCAGCAAGGCATCCAGGAGATCTCGAGGGTCACCTTCGCTCAGTGCTGCCTGGAGACGAGACTTTTCTCAGTGGAGAGTCCCCACATCCGTGAAGCTGGTGCTCTCTCCTCACCTTGTGTTCATGCAGTTTTTGCGTGAGGAGGCGGTCCCGCACGGCAATGCACGATCGTAGCTCACTCAGAGAGGCGTTGGGGAACACCTGAGTAGCAGCAGAATGTTCGTGACCTGGCCGAGTTACACCAATGTGATGTTTCGTACCTTCATCCAGGAGAAGATGTCAACCAGTCCTCCCCTGGTGATGGTCCGTACAATGCCGTCGTTGTAGCGCATCACCTCCAGAAGCTCTTTGTCGCCGTGCTTATAGGTGGTTCCGAACACCAGCGTGCACACCACGTTGGTGACGGCCGTGGTCACCGCGAGGGACGGGTCGAAGCTGCACCCCTTGCTGGACAGCAGCTCTGCGCACAGACCGTCCACCTCGGACAGAACTGACAAAATGTCATCATCGGAGGCTGTCACCTCAGACCTGGAGGAACCTCAGATTTCAAACTTAGCTCGGTCCAAAACATTTGTCCATCCTCCAGCGAGACCAGCATGGAGACGAACGGAATCGCTAATAAAGCAATGACTTGCTACTTTCTCGGCAGCCACCTACCAACGTCCTGCAGGCGGTTGCTTCCTTCTCCAAACAGAGCGAAGGAAGTGTGCACCAGGCGGCGGTGCAGCTTCCACAGCGGCGAGTAGTCGGAAAAGGCGATGTCTTTCCCGCCTCGGGTCAGCAGATCGGTGGTCACCTGCCGAACGTCACGTCTGTTGAAATGTGCCGCAAATAGCGCTCAAGGGCTTCACGAGGCGTCACCATGCTGGGGCGCCCGGCGAAGTCTCGCCCTCGCtgcagcagaacctctctgGCGTGTTCGTAGGCGTTGACTACCACGGTGCGATGGGGCCCCAGGAACAACTCGAACAATGGCCCATACCtgccgcgcacacacacgcaacctTCAGTGAGCTCAGGAAGCCGTCCCGGTCCAAAGGTTCAAGGTCTCACTTTCGGCCCAACTGTATGAAAAGCAGGTGTGGAGGTTTGCCACCCCTCATCCAAGGCAGACTGCCCACCACGGGCAGACGGGGCAGGCCCGGCATCCCGATGGAGCGAGGAGCAAGCGCCACCAGGACGGCGAGCGCGGCGAGGACAAGGAGCACTGGAAGGAATGGCGAGACGGAAAAAACATACTCAGCCATGGTGAGGGAATCAGAACATAGACGAAGCGGCCCGCCTTTTAAAGTCTGAGCCGTGGAGAGACCTTGCGCAGGTCAGAGGTTGCGCGCGCGTGTTTGTCTGCGTCAGACGACCTTGCTGATATCTTGGCGCGTCCCAATCCAAAACAGGCCCAATGTAGATTGTTGCATGTCATGATAAACACAAGCTAGGTCTTGgatggttgccatggaaacaccaGCCACTAGGAGGCGATGATGAGCATGTTGGCGTCTTTGATTTTTCAACTTATTAACGCTTGTGTGAATGGGCTCCGGTCGCCATGGAAACCACATCCCATCCTCTGCAGCAAACCTGGATGTTGAATGTTTGTGTTTGCTCTTACAGACAATGTTGTTGTTTACGCTCATCTTGCAGATTTTCATCCACAggcgtctcacacacacacacacacacacacacgcacacacacacacacacacacacagcgcatGTATCGGCAGCGGGTGTCAGAAGCATTGCCGCAGTGAGGAAAGCCCGCCGCTCCTTTTATGGCGCGGGGATGCCCACCGTCAccacaggaagtcggccatgtTTGGGCATTCTCGACGTCCACGGTGGGGGGAATCCCTCGCGCCGCTCTCCGCCAATGGGGCAGCACCAGCGTTGCCACGGAGACAGAGGGTATAAAAGGACCAGCGAGCGCAGGATCTCGGCATCCTCGGCACCGAGTGAGTACAGCAACGCAAACTCCGGACTCGCCAACCCGACTGAAAACCACTCCGAGGGATTTCCCACCTCTTGATCGACCGCCATGCTTGCCGAGCGCCACTGCAGCTTCCTGTCCGACTTTGAGGACGCGTGCAGCGCCTGGGTGGACAGCGTGGAGTCCAACCGCTACGACGTCAACGAGGCCGACCTAACAGGTGAGTTGCCGAAGCATCGCCATCATCGTCCCCAACGTCTCCTTGCTTGCGCGCCGATGTCATCGTGCTGTTATGCAACAAtaacaaacgccccccctcTCCTTTTTCTGTCGTCCAGTTGTCTCACCGGGAACCGACGCCTCAGACTCAGATTTCTTCTCTGACTTCAGCGACTCAGACTCGCTCTCTCCCTCCTTCGACTTCAGCGGCAGCCTCGTGCCTGAGCCGCCTGCACCGCCGGCCGTGGGGCTGAGCAGCACAGCGGACGCCATCCTCAACATGATCACGGAGATTGTGGGAATCTGCACCGAAGTGGAGCAGCAGGGGGACGTCGCCTACCCTCCTTTGGCCACCGTCAAGAGCGAGTCTGCCGGCTCCAGCTGCAGGGCCGAATACCTCGCAATGGCGCCTGCTTCGGACTTTATCGAGACTCTTCTGAGTCAAGACGCGGGTCAGGGCGAGACGAAGGCATTGGAGGTCAAGCAGGAAGTGGTGGCACCGGAAGACTGGCTGAAGAACTGGAAAGTTGGCACTGGAGGAGACCACGTCAAAATGGAGGTGGACCTCCACTGTGCCGCCCCCTCCACCCTTGACCCCGACCTATTGTCGTCCCTCCTGCACGGCGCCTTCCCAACCGTGCACTTGAGCAGCGTGACAGCGGGCGGCAATGTGTCCCGGAAAGGCCGCAGGGCTCTGGCCAAGAGCGGCACGAAGGCCAAAGCGTTCCCGTGCTCGGTGGAAGGTTGCGAGCGCCGCTTCTCACGCTCGGACGAACTCAACAGGCACGTGCGCGTCCACACGGGACAGAAGCCCTTCCAGTGCGGCGTGTGCGCGAGGAGCTTCAGCCGTAGCGACCACCTGaccacgcacacgcgcacgcacacgggaGAGAAGCCCTTCTCTTGCGACGTGTGCGGCAAGCGTTTCGCACGCAGCGACGAGAGGAAGCGGCACGGGCGCGTGCACATCAAGCAACAGCTGCGAGCGCAGATGATGGCCGCCTATTCGCTTGCCGTGGGCGCCGTGTGAGGCGCGGCGCAGCATCCAATGGAGCGTGCCACGGTGGTGGCGTTGGCAAAACCTTCGGGACCTGAAGAAGGTCCACTTTTGGCCTCCTCACGAGACGCACGTGGGCCCAGcaggtgcatgctgggagtcagAAACGAGGCTTGGACGGGTCCAATAGACTTTCCTGCATGAGGGTGAAAAGTGACGTGACCTCCATGTTTGTACAATAGCTCTATTTTTCTAGATGTTTCTATGACATGTCATGTGACTTTTCAGTGACGTGGACTGATGCATTGTGGGATATGTGTTTAATGTCCCTGCTTGAGGATGCTTcaataaaaaaagcaagaaaTAGCTGGATCcaatcttccttccttccttatcCTTCCTTAGCGTCggcatcatcatcgtcatcactatcatcatcatcgtcatcaactgtcaccgtgtgtgtgcgtgtgtcagtgTTTGAGTGAGTGTGCGCACAAGTGTGCGCCCtactgtgtgtgtgagcgtgggaACTGGGAGATTGGGTTACCATAGCAACAAAAGTTGTGTGCGCCATCTCGACAGCGCTCCGTAGACAAGGTCGCTGTGGCATCGTGAGGCGTCGCCATGGCCACGACACGTAACAATCAAGGTCGGCCAACCTGATTTTGTAACAACGGGTGGTCATGTGACCCTGAGGCATCTTAGCCCAGGATAAAGCAGTAGCTCTATTTTTCTAGATGTTTCTATGACTTTACTTTTCAGTGACTTGCCTAAtgccatgacacacacacacacacacacgcacacgcacgcagttgataatgatgatgacgatAAGGATGGATATAGATTCAAtttgtaaatattaaatatattatgtttacTATTAATATTTCAATGTACATCTTTACAGCAGCAATGTTAAATACATTGGGAGACGTAGACTCATGTAGCTTTGGGATTGGTTTTATATCTGCTAATCATATATGCAGCAATAACAGTCATTTGAATTCTATTGATGCTAAAGTGTTTACTCTTTAAATGTATAGGAAATACAGTCATCATTTTTACATTCCGGCAAATTTAAAGTGAAGGAACACGTCTTTATGACATAACTGTCTCTCAACAACTGCAGCTAGATACAAGTCATCAAAGCAACAAAGACAACATAAAACTCCACCCTGAACTGTTAGCCTGCTGAGTGAGAAGTCTGGTACTGAGGTCTGCCACAACATGGCTCTTTACAATCCACAGGGTACGTAACGCAGTTGATTATAATTGTTGAATAACTGTATATCGCTCACAATTTAGGATGTATTTGATAACTCAgtagcctagtggtagagtgtccgccctgagattggaaggttgtgggttcaaccaaagactataaaaatgggacccattggttCCCTGCttggcattaagggttggaattggggggttagatcaccaaatgattcccgagcgcggcaccgctgctgctcactgctcccctctcccccaggggatggaataaaatcacacggggataggttaaatgcagaggacaaatttcaccacacccagatgtgtgtgtgacgatcattgagactttaactttttaactttataagtggtttggaaaatgcatagatgaatgaatgaatgaattgtaaTTCATTTAGTTATGTTGTAGAAGCAGACCTTTGGGGCCCACAAGAAATGCAGGAGGGGCCCAATTAGTACAAACTAATGCCTGCGTACGTATGTGAGTGGCttgaatgcaaacacacacacaaacctgcTTTTATATTTGAAGGGGCAAGCAAAACATTCAAAAGTGAAGCAGAGGAGGGAGGCATGAgataatacaaatatataaaatatcatTTATTTGAGGGGATTTAGTTTGAGGGGGCACAACTTTTATGTAACCGGGCCAGCCCTGCCCCTGGTTCTGTGTAGAAGTACATTTGCCACATCTAAAATGGCAGACGACCTGTTATAATAGGCGAAAGGCTAACCCACTCCAGACGTCTTGTCTATGGACTGCATCATGGAGGGGCAAGCACATCCGGGCACTTGAAGTATCCCACTTCCGTCCACCACTGATGACGTCTCAGAAGTCCACCAGAAGCTTAGCTTCTCGTTTGTCGTCCAATATGGTGCAAAAATTCACCGATATGTTGACGGGATAAGGGCGTCTTTCCCTCCTCAAGTCACCCCAAGTCAAGGAGCAAGTTCGGCTACCGACGGATGAGTGAGAGCCTCATGAAAAGGTGCCAGATCGAGCAGCGAAAGTGACTGATCGCGCCTCGGTATGGAAGCTAACCAGCTTAGCATGCTAACACAATTATCAAAGAGGATTTTAATGTCGTACAAAGAACATCAAAACAAGTTTCCTTATTGAGACGGGATGCAGCTAATGTGCTGTTATCAAAACAAGCAAATTGGTTGGTTTCATCTGTGGCTCCCTTTGCCTTATACGGTCAATTCAAGTGATGGTGTTTTTAATTTTGCTCTCCAAATGTTTTTGATCGGCCGCATTCAATCACATATGAATAAAATATCACTTTTATTCGCGATTCACCTGCACCCAGTCGCTTACGCTAAATGATGATTTTCCATAAACAATGAGGTACGATGTTACATTGTGCATCGGTCACTGTTAATCAAGTGTTGGTGTGCTACTGCTTCAATTTTCTCACACAAATCCACAAACAATGACATTACGTTGCGTCTCTTGTGTGCTCAGGTGATGGCCCCCACAGCGATGAAGCTGCGTGTTCGACGCCGTCACACCAACAATAGCGACCGCCCACCCGAGGAAGCGCTGAGGACTCGAAGTCGCCGAAGGAAGAAAACTAGCCCCGATATACAGGCCGCCGCGTCGTCAGGTTCCACGACGTCCGCCCGAGCAGCTCTGATGTCGGAAGAGACGTCGCCCGATTCCAAGTGTCCCATCTGCTTGGACCGCTTCAACAACATGGCGTATTTGGACCGCTGCCTGCATCGCTTCTGTTTCCCATGCATCCGGGAGTGGTCGTACAGCAAAGCCGAGTGTCCGCTTTGCAAGCAATCCTTCGCCTCCATCTTGCACTCGGTGCGCGCCGAGGATGACTTCAAGGAATACATGCTGCATCCCGCCCCCAACGACAGCAGTGTGGCGGCCACTGTGGCCATGGTAGCCGCCATGGCGTCGGCGGCGAGGAGCGACCAATTGAGGCTACTCCTCAGGAGGCATCGGGTGGACGATGACACCGTACCCGCCACCAGAAGCCGCAGTAGGGAGCGAAGAGGAGCGGGAAGGAGCGAGGATGAGCAAGGCGTTTGGGAGTGGTATCTGGACGTCCCGCAGCTTCCTCTGGCCCGCCATCACGGCGGCCCGAGCGCCGGGGCTGACCTGGCTGATCGGGGCGTCATATTTGAAGGCTTATCGGGCCTCGGTGAAGCCGCGGCAGGTCAAATGTCGCGCCGCCTTCTCACCCAATTGGGTGCCAGGCTCCGTCTTCAACGAGAAGGCATGGCGGCGCGGCCTCTGAGGGAGGGCGAGATGATAGCCTTTCGCCGCGCCCTATATCGTACCGGCGTCCGTGTGCGCGGTGTGGCGGGTGCCGGCGCTACCCAGCCGCAGCGTGACATTTCGGCGGGTGGCTTCCGCCAGGACCCAAGCCAGCCCGGCCGACTCCTGCCTTGGCTGAGGCGCGAGCTGAGGGTGCTGTTCGGCACACACGAGATGGTGTCGAGCATTGTGCAGCGTGTCGTCACAGCGCGAATGGCCGACCTCGGCTTAGAGGACACGGCAGGCATGGAGCAAGAGCTGCAGCCCTACTTTTTGGGGCAAACGGAGCACTTCGTCCACGAGCTGGTCTGCTTCGCCCGCTCGCCGCTCAGCCAGGACGAGTATGACCTGCACGCCGCCTACCCTCCAACGCCTGCCGACGGCAGCGGCTCCGCTTCCAGCTCTGTCATTGCCATCtccgaagaagaggaggaagacagCCAGAGGCAGGGCACTGACCAGACGCCGGGCTCCTCGTACTCGTTGACGTCGCCGCTATCCAGCCCCGCCACGCAGGAGGACGAGGGCGAGTGTATGATCGTGGGCTACAAAAAGCCCATGGCCGAACGCACTCCGGAGCTCGTGCACTTGTCGTCCGACTCCGAGCGTTCGTCGCCCGTCGTCCCGCCCTCCACCTCGGCCGCCTGCCAAGAGAAAGAACCCGCGGCGGGCTCAGTGAGTCCGGTCCGCATGCTCACTTCGCCGCCGCCAACTgctgccaaaaaaaagaaaaagaagaggaggagccaAGAGCGTATGAGGAAAAGCGGCACTTTGGCCAATCCAAACCGCTCCATCTACCCGGCCATGATGCGCTCCCATTCCTTCTCCAGCAATGATTCCGGATCTCCGCTCGCCATCAGACCGTCACCCGTTAGCTGGGAATACACCCAATTGTCAACATCCTCATCATCCCGCTCATCTTCTTCCGCCTCCCCCGCCTGCTCCTCATCACCTGAGCCGTCGTCCCCTCTCTCACCGTCGCGCTCCTGCGGCGAGAAGCCCGGCGGGAAGAGGAAGTACAAGAGCCGGCACCTGGACGAGCACAACCCATTTGGAAGCAGGCGTCGAGGCAGGGAGCGCAGCAAGAGAAAGAATGACGTACGCAAGatggccggcggcggcggcggcgacaggTGGGACCTTCCTGCTCTTTGACATCAAAACAACCGGACGTTCACATTGATGAGTTAGTTTGAGTGATCCTTGACCCAATTTTCTGTCCGCCAGCACGAGAGAGCTCGAACGGGAGCGTAGTCCCAGCGTGGAGATCGTGTACGAGGGCACCGTCCCACCCAAGCGCCATCGGAAGATGCAGCAACACAGCAGGTAAAAAGGGAAAAGACTTTAAACGCGTTCCCTGATAACCAATTGGTAAAACCCACATTTTCATCACAatcaaatgagaaaatgtttgtCTTGAACATACAGTACTAgtagtaatatttttttttgaaaaaaacataaaaaatgacGACCGGTAGTTTTGATAAAGCTTCGAATATGTGTCGGCTTGTCGCGGCAAACTAATTCACAAGTTTCTTTACATTGCTTGTCTGCCAGGGCACCGCCCGTCATCACGCTGGACAGCAGCGACAGCGGCAATTCTTCAGATCTACCCGCTGTCCTGTCTCTGAGCTCAGATGGCGCCGGTGTGGTGTGCGGGCCGGGGGACGTCATGGACGTTGAGCTTTTAAATGAGCCGCCGGCGGCTGTTTGGCAGGTGAGATGCCCCCCACTGACACCTGCACCCCTACTCAAACTTCAGAATGAAGGCaccgaggaggatgaggaggaagtTGCCAACTTTTCCCCACCCTCCTCTTCCCTTGCCTTCCTCTCTCACACCACCGACCTCTTCCAAATCGACGCGGCCGCCGCAGGCGAGCTCAGTGCCCCGCCCTCCCCTTCTGACATGTCACATCCCCTCTGATGTCACCGCTCGCGTTCTCCAATCGCGTGAGCCCAACTGTTCTTTATTCCGCCTCTCGATATTCAACCCAGTTTCCATGGCAACGCATCCCGGACTCTAGTCAGATGCCGCTGTCTTCACTCATGGCCACTGGATGGCGTACCTACCGAGGCTTTAAAATAATGTCGAGCCTTATTTCTAAGTGCATTTAATGTGAAATTGAGTTAGCAGTGTGGATGTTGATGACCtcactcacacgcacgcacttgaTGACAATAAAACACTTTCAGGGGATTCAAAACGTGTCTGTCATTGTGTGGAAGCATTTCCCCGCCACGCCCACATTGGAGCGCACAAGTGATGGTCCATTGTTAGCAGTTTCCTAGCAACAAGGCGCTCTGTTGTCAAGGACGACCAGCGTTCTGCCTCACCAGTATGGGGGATGATGAGCACACGCGGGAAGATGCAACCCGTGCACGCGCGCTCGTCGGGCAACTTCCTCGTTCCTTGTTTTGTCTGGTCCGCCGTGAATGCGTTTGTGGTCCTTGTAGTCCTCCTGAGGAAAGTTGTAGTCCTTCGACGCACGTCCACATAAAGTCTTGCCGGACCGTTGACAGCATGTTGAAGAAACAGAAGACATGGTCCGTCCGAGTTGCTCACGAAACGTATTTACTGACAGCTCATCTTCTGAGCGACAAAGTCCgtgtgtctttctttctttctttctttctttctttctttctttctttctttctttctttctttctttctttctttctttctttccattttcaatTGGTGACTaatttaaaaagattttttttatatattttaattcagGGCTGCAACCAAACGATAATCAGACGGCTATGGAAATCGGGGCTACAGAAATCAGAGATTATTTACTGatgaaaaatggacatttggagGATTAGGACAATTTTTAATTGAACTGCCTCTAAAAGATCAAAACAGATTGTGATCAAACGATTTAGCCGTCAATTGATCGATAAATCATTGTACCACCCAATCCAGAGCTAAACGGTGAGAAAAATACATGATTTATTGTTATCATTCATTTTAAGGTTCAGATTAAAAATACAGAATtggccaaccaaccaaccaaccattttctgtaccgcttagtccccactggggtcgcgggcgtgctggagcctatcccagccgtcatcaggcagtaggcgggggacaccctgaaccggttgccagccaatcgcagggcacacagagacaaacaaccattcacactcgcactcacacctagggacaatttggagtgttcaatcggcctaccaagcatgtttttgggatgtgggaggaaaccggagtgcccggagaaaacccacgcgggcccggggagaacacgcaaactccacacagggagggccggaggtggaatcgaacccgcaccctcctaactgtgaggcggacgtgctacccaagtgcgccaccgagccgcccagaATTGGCCAATAGAACTAAATTTGTTTAGATTTTTTAATTGAGTTTACGCTGAAGTTTGGGGACAAGCACGAGTAAAGCTACGTTAGCGCATTAGTTACCATCACTGCAACCTTTAGACGATACTAGAATTTGATTTTGCATTTTCCTCACcctgaaaataaaatataaaaaatctgTGACATTtgttacaaattaaaaaaaaaaaaaaatctaaacaatTAGTCACCGTCTTATTTTTGAGAAAGAAGGAG is a window of Syngnathus typhle isolate RoL2023-S1 ecotype Sweden linkage group LG1, RoL_Styp_1.0, whole genome shotgun sequence DNA encoding:
- the LOC133165230 gene encoding steroid 17-alpha-hydroxylase/17,20 lyase; protein product: MAEYVFSVSPFLPVLLVLAALAVLVALAPRSIGMPGLPRLPVVGSLPWMRGGKPPHLLFIQLGRKYGPLFELFLGPHRTVVVNAYEHAREVLLQRGRDFAGRPSMVTTDLLTRGGKDIAFSDYSPLWKLHRRLVHTSFALFGEGSNRLQDVASDDDILSVLSEVDGLCAELLSSKGCSFDPSLAVTTAVTNVVCTLVFGTTYKHGDKELLEVMRYNDGIVRTITRGGLVDIFSWMKVFPNASLSELRSCIAVRDRLLTQKLHEHKAALSEGDPRDLLDALLKGQGSPGPDGATITDDHVLMTAAEAFGAGVETTSTTLLWILAYLLHHPEVHAHKHLGCFAAFVDRHLMQVQERAQKELDEQVGERAVRTSDRGRLPYLDSIIYEGMRIRPVSPVLIPHIAVTDSRYTKRAAGATRVCGLTSVSRRSIGCHTIPSGTRVLVNMWAIHHHPDHWDRPDLFQPDRFLNDQGQLVTPSCFLPFGAGPRICVGESLARMELFLFLSCMLQRMSFILPDGASPPNLQGRLGVVLQPLPYKVAVKPRAEWEVGTHVF
- the LOC133164638 gene encoding zinc finger protein 454-like, whose product is MLAERHCSFLSDFEDACSAWVDSVESNRYDVNEADLTVVSPGTDASDSDFFSDFSDSDSLSPSFDFSGSLVPEPPAPPAVGLSSTADAILNMITEIVGICTEVEQQGDVAYPPLATVKSESAGSSCRAEYLAMAPASDFIETLLSQDAGQGETKALEVKQEVVAPEDWLKNWKVGTGGDHVKMEVDLHCAAPSTLDPDLLSSLLHGAFPTVHLSSVTAGGNVSRKGRRALAKSGTKAKAFPCSVEGCERRFSRSDELNRHVRVHTGQKPFQCGVCARSFSRSDHLTTHTRTHTGEKPFSCDVCGKRFARSDERKRHGRVHIKQQLRAQMMAAYSLAVGAV
- the LOC133163809 gene encoding E3 ubiquitin-protein ligase Topors-like, with protein sequence MAPTAMKLRVRRRHTNNSDRPPEEALRTRSRRRKKTSPDIQAAASSGSTTSARAALMSEETSPDSKCPICLDRFNNMAYLDRCLHRFCFPCIREWSYSKAECPLCKQSFASILHSVRAEDDFKEYMLHPAPNDSSVAATVAMVAAMASAARSDQLRLLLRRHRVDDDTVPATRSRSRERRGAGRSEDEQGVWEWYLDVPQLPLARHHGGPSAGADLADRGVIFEGLSGLGEAAAGQMSRRLLTQLGARLRLQREGMAARPLREGEMIAFRRALYRTGVRVRGVAGAGATQPQRDISAGGFRQDPSQPGRLLPWLRRELRVLFGTHEMVSSIVQRVVTARMADLGLEDTAGMEQELQPYFLGQTEHFVHELVCFARSPLSQDEYDLHAAYPPTPADGSGSASSSVIAISEEEEEDSQRQGTDQTPGSSYSLTSPLSSPATQEDEGECMIVGYKKPMAERTPELVHLSSDSERSSPVVPPSTSAACQEKEPAAGSVSPVRMLTSPPPTAAKKKKKKRRSQERMRKSGTLANPNRSIYPAMMRSHSFSSNDSGSPLAIRPSPVSWEYTQLSTSSSSRSSSSASPACSSSPEPSSPLSPSRSCGEKPGGKRKYKSRHLDEHNPFGSRRRGRERSKRKNDVRKMAGGGGGDSTRELERERSPSVEIVYEGTVPPKRHRKMQQHSRAPPVITLDSSDSGNSSDLPAVLSLSSDGAGVVCGPGDVMDVELLNEPPAAVWQVRCPPLTPAPLLKLQNEGTEEDEEEVANFSPPSSSLAFLSHTTDLFQIDAAAAGELSAPPSPSDMSHPL